A DNA window from Brassica napus cultivar Da-Ae chromosome C1, Da-Ae, whole genome shotgun sequence contains the following coding sequences:
- the LOC106423994 gene encoding uncharacterized protein LOC106423994, protein MAISIIRHHLTEGLKDRYLTIENPIEIWTALQRRYDHQKTVLLPKATYDWKHQRIQDFKTLDEYNSTLFKIVSKMRLCGETVTEKDLLEKTFSTFHSSNVLLQQQYRKKGFTTYTDLISCLLLVEANNELLMRNSEMRPPGLTPLPEANKAVEEKKEPTKEKEAVVDGEDVVGVAIIAHTAVGKGTTITVVVVPAMAGPSYGRGRGRSSGISKPPHSSKSVRHMCGMDNHWAKNCRTPRHLCDLYQESQKGKNPEAHLVHHDGKNDFDHDQDDLMDYETSDCLRE, encoded by the exons ATGGCAATAAGTATTATCcgccatcatctcactgagggTCTAAAGGATCGGTATCTCACTATTGAGAATCCTATAGAAATTTGGACCGCTTTACAGcggagatatgatcaccagaaaacggtgttactACCAAAGGCTACATATGATTGGAAACATCAGAGAATCCAAGATTTCAAAACCTTGGATGAATATAACTCAACTCTATTCAAAATTGTCTCCAAgatgagactttgtggtgagacTGTAACAGAGAAGGATTTGTTGGAAAAGACTTTCTCCACATTCCATTCTAGCAACGTGTTGCTGCAACAACAATACAGAAAGaaaggtttcaccacctatactgatctgatctcatgcCTATTATTAGTTGAGGCTAATAATGAGTTGCTCATGAggaacagtgagatgagacctcctggattaactcCATTACCTGAAGCCAATAAGGCTGTAGAGGAAAAGAAAGAACCCACCAAAGAAA AGGAGGCCGTGGTGGATGGAGAGGACGTGGTGGGCGTGGCAATTATAGCTCACACAGCCGTGGGAAAGGGAACCACTATAACCGTGGTAGTGGTCCCAGCTATGGCCGGTCCTAGCTATGGTCGTGGTCGAGGCAGAAGCAGTGGTATCTCTAAACCACCACACTCGTCCAAATCAGTACGCCACATGTGTGGAATGGATAACCATTGGGCAAAGAATTGTAGGACTCCCAGACatctttgtgacctctatcaagagagccAGAAAGGGAAGAATCCAGAAGCCCATTTGGTCCACCATGATGGGAAAAACGATTTTGATCATGACCAGGATGaccttatggattatgaaacttcagattgccTAAGAGAATGA
- the LOC106424065 gene encoding RNA-dependent RNA polymerase 6 isoform X2, translating to MGSEGNMKNSVVTQVSIGGFGETTTAKELTDYLEEEVGLVWRCRLKTSWTPPGSYPDFEITDTSNIPTFDGYKRVEPHAFVHFAVPESAGRAMDAAGQSKLILDGQPLKVSLGPKNPYTLNQRRRTTTPYKLTGVSIEIGTLIARDEFLVSWRAEGVDFLVDPFDNTCRFCFTKSTAFSLKDTMMYAVINCDYKLELLVRDIRTLRQYRTLDGYVLLLQLASSPRVWYRTADDDIYETVPVDLLDDDDPWIRTTDFTQAGAIGRCLSYRVLISPRYEKKMNTALDYLRARRVQEERVRWPPRIRDEPCFGEPITDHFFCIHHREGISFEIMFLVNAVLHRGVFNQFHLTERFFDLLRNQPKDINIASLKHLCTYKRPVFDAYKRLKLVQEWIQKNPKLLGSHVQLDDISEIRRLAITPTRAYCLPPEVELSNRVLRKYKALSDRFLRVTFMDESMQTMNSNVLSYFVAPIVKDLTSSSFSQKTHVFKRVKTILTDGFKLCGRRYSFLAFSANQLRDRSAWFFAEDGKTRVSDIKTWMGKFKDKNVAKCAARMGLCFSSTYATVDVMPHEVDTELPEIERNGYTFSDGIGTITPDLALEIMEKLKLDSHCSPCAYQIRYAGFKGVVARWPSKDDGIRLALRHSMDKFHSKHTILEICSWTRFQPGFLNRQIITLLSVLGVPDEIFWDMQETMLCKLNRILDDTDVAFEVLTASCAEQGNTAAIMLSAGFKPKTEPHLRGMLSSVRIAQLWGLREKSRIFVTSGRWLMGCLDEAGILEQGQCFIQVSKPSIENCFSKHGSRFKETKTDLQVVTGYVAIAKNPCLHPGDVRILEAVDVPELHHMYDCLLFPQKGERPHTNEASGSDLDGDLYFVAWDQRLIPPSRTSFPAMQYTAAEESSKGRPVNHQDIIEFFVKNMANEHLGTICNAHVVHADRSEYGAMDEECLLLAELAATAVDFPKTGKLVTMPFHLKPKLYPDFMGKEEYQTYRSKKILGRLYRRVKEVYDEDAEASSEENSDPGDIPYDTDLEVPGFEDFVPEAWGHKCSYDGQLIGLLGQYKVQKEEEIVTGHIWSMPKYTSSKQGELKERLKHSYNSLKKELRKVFEETKPEHESLSEEEKNVMYEKKASAWYHVTYHPEWVKKSTELQEPGESSGHAVMLSFAWIAADYLARIKVRSGEMGMKMDSAKPVDALAKYLSQRL from the exons ATGGGGTCAGAGGGAAACATGAAGAACTCGGTTGTGACACAAGTAAGCATTGGTGGGTTTGGGGAGACAACAACTGCAAAAGAGCTTACAGATTACCTTGAAGAAGAAGTAGGACTCGTTTGGCGATGCAGATTAAAAACTTCTTGGACTCCTCCTGGGTCTTATCCTGATTTCGAGATCACAGACACTTCAAACATCCCCACATTTGATGGCTACAAGAGAGTGGAGCCTCATGCGTTTGTCCATTTCGCGGTTCCTGAGTCTGCAGGTCGTGCAATGGATGCTGCGGGGCAGTCCAAGCTCATCCTCGATGGCCAGCCTTTGAAAGTCAGCTTGGGGCCTAAGAACCCATACACACTTAACCAGAGAAGAAGAACGACAACACCTTATAAGCTGACTGGTGTTTCGATTGAGATTGGGACCTTGATTGCCCGGGATGAGTTTCTTGTCTCTTGGAGAGCTGAAGGGGTTGATTTCCTCGTAGACCCTTTCGACAACACCTGCAGATTTTGCTTCACAAAGAGCACTGCCTTCTCTTTGAAGGACACAATGATGTATGCTGTGATCAACTGTGATTATAAGTTGGAGTTATTGGTGAGAGACATACGAACACTCAGGCAGTATAGAACTCTGGATGGCTATGTGCTACTCTTGCAGCTGGCTTCATCACCCCGTGTCTGGTACAGAACAGCGGATGATGATATATATGAAACTGTCCCTGTCGATCTCTTGGATGATGATGACCCTTGGATCCGTACCACTGATTTTACCCAAGCTGGAGCAATTGGCCGATGCCTTTCATATCGAGTGCTCATCTCTCCTCGGTATGAGAAGAAAATGAATACAGCATTGGACTATCTAAGGGCGCGGAGAGTGCAAGAGGAACGTGTGAGGTGGCCTCCCAGGATTCGTGATGAGCCCTGTTTTGGGGAGCCTATTACAGATCATTTCTTCTGCATTCACCACAGGGAAGGAatctcctttgagatcatgttcCTAGTAAATGCGGTGCTGCACAGAGGGGTTTTTAACCAATTTCACTTGACTGAGCGCTTCTTTGATCTTCTTAGAAACCAACCCAAGGATATCAATATTGCTTCTCTCAAGCATCTCTGTACCTATAAACGGCCTGTTTTTGATGCGTACAAGAGGCTGAAGCTTGTTCAGGAATGGATTCAGAAAAATCCAAAGCTTTTAGGGAGTCATGTACAGTTGGATGATATCTCTGAGATCAGAAGGCTAGCGATTACTCCAACCAGAGCTTATTGCCTACCCCCAGAAGTTGAACTCTCCAACAGGGTACTCAGGAAATACAAAGCATTGTCTGATAGATTTTTGCGCGTAACTTTCATGGACGAAAGCATGCAGACCATGAACTCAAATGTTCTTTCTTACTTTGTTGCTCCGATTGTGAAGGACCTTACATCAAGCTCTTTCTCTCAGAAGACCCACGTTTTCAAAAGAGTCAAGACCATATTAACCGATGGGTTTAAACTATGTGGTAGAAGATACAGTTTTCTAGCATTCTCGGCCAATCAGCTCAGAGACCGCTCTGCATGGTTTTTCGCTGAAGACGGGAAAACAAGAGTGTCGGATATAAAGACATGGATGGGGAAGTTCAAAGACAAGAATGTGGCAAAATGCGCTGCTAGGATGGGCCTGTGCTTCTCCTCCACATACGCCACTGTAGATGTCATGCCTCACGAGGTTGACACCGAGCTTCCAGAAATAGAGAGAAATGGGTATACTTTCTCTGATGGAATTGGTACAATCACACCTGACCTCGCTTTAGAAATAATGGAGAAACTTAAGTTGGATTCGCACTGCAGCCCTTGTGCTTACCAGATACGTTACGCCGGTTTCAAAGGAGTTGTTGCTCGTTGGCCATCAAAAGATGATGGGATCCGGTTAGCCCTTCGACACAGTATGGATAAGTTCCACTCTAAGCATACAATCTTGGAGATCTGTTCATGGACCAGGTTTCAACCTGGGTTCTTAAACCGGCAGATAATTACCCTACTGTCTGTGCTTGGTGTTCCAGACGAAATATTCTGGGATATGCAGGAAACTATGCTCTGTAAACTGAACCGCATCCTTGATGACACCGATGTCGCATTTGAAGTTCTTACAGCATCATGTGCTGAACAGGGAAACACTGCAGCTATCATGCTAAGTGCAGGATTCAAACCAAAGACTGAGCCACATCTACGAGGAATGCTGTCTTCAGTCAGGATTGCACAACTCTGGGGTCTCAGAGAAAAATCTCGTATTTTTGTTACTTCAGGAAGGTGGCTAATGGGTTGCTTAGACGAAGCAGGGATACTTGAGCAGGGCCAATGCTTTATCCAAGTCTCAAAACCGTCTATAGAAAATTGTTTCTCCAAACATGGGTCTCGTTTTAAGGAGACGAAGACAGATCTGCAAGTAGTGACAGGTTATGTAGCCATTGCTAAGAATCCTTGTCTTCACCCAGGGGATGTAAGGATTCTAGAAGCTGTTGATGTACCCGAGCTGCATCACATGTATGACTGCCTACTTTTTCCTCAGAAAGGCGAGAGGCCACATACAAACGAAGCTTCTGGCAGTGACCTTGATGGCGACCTGTACTTTGTGGCTTGGGATCAGAGACTCATCCCTCCCAGCAGAACAAGCTTTCCCGCCATGCAATATACTGCAGCTGAAGAATCCAGTAAGGGCCGTCCTGTCAACCACCAG GACATAATAGAGTTCTTTGTCAAAAACATGGCGAATGAGCATTTGGGTACAATATGCAATGCACACGTCGTTCATGCTGATAGAAGTGAGTATGGAGCCATGGACGAAGAGTGTTTGCTACTGGCGGAACTAGCTGCCACAGCAGTCGATTTCCCAAAGACAGGGAAGCTGGTGACAATGCCTTTCCACCTGAAACCGAAACTCTACCCTGATTTCATGGGAAAAGAAGAGTACCAGACTTACAGGTCGAAGAAGATCTTGGGTCGGCTTTACAGACGTGTAAAAGAGGTTTACGACGAAGATGCAGAAGCTTCCTCAGAAGAAAACTCAGACCCGGGTGACATCCCTTATGACACTGATCTCGAAGTACCAGGATTTGAAGATTTCGTCCCTGAGGCATGGGGTCACAAATGTAGCTATGACGGGCAGCTAATTGGTCTTCTCGGGCAATACAAGGTGCAAAAAGAGGAAGAGATTGTGACGGGTCACATCTGGTCCATGCCTAAATACACAAGTAGCAAACAAGGCGAGCTGAAAGAAAGACTGAAGCATTCTTATAACTCCCTGAAGAAAGAGCTGAGGAAAGTATTCGAGGAAACAAAACCGGAGCACGAGAGTCTCAGCGAAGAAGAAAAGAACGTCATGTATGAGAAAAAGGCTTCAGCTTGGTATCATGTCACTTACCATCCCGAGTGGGTGAAGAAGTCTACAGAGCTGCAAGAACCTGGTGAGTCGTCTGGTCATGCGGTGATGCTGAGCTTTGCTTGGATTGCAGCTGATTATCTTGCGAGAATTAAAGTCCGGTCAGGGGAAATGGGAATGAAAATGGACTCGGCCAAACCTGTTGATGCTTTGGCTAAGTATCTTTCTCAACGTCTCTAA
- the LOC106424065 gene encoding RNA-dependent RNA polymerase 6 isoform X1 — protein sequence MGSEGNMKNSVVTQVSIGGFGETTTAKELTDYLEEEVGLVWRCRLKTSWTPPGSYPDFEITDTSNIPTFDGYKRVEPHAFVHFAVPESAGRAMDAAGQSKLILDGQPLKVSLGPKNPYTLNQRRRTTTPYKLTGVSIEIGTLIARDEFLVSWRAEGVDFLVDPFDNTCRFCFTKSTAFSLKDTMMYAVINCDYKLELLVRDIRTLRQYRTLDGYVLLLQLASSPRVWYRTADDDIYETVPVDLLDDDDPWIRTTDFTQAGAIGRCLSYRVLISPRYEKKMNTALDYLRARRVQEERVRWPPRIRDEPCFGEPITDHFFCIHHREGISFEIMFLVNAVLHRGVFNQFHLTERFFDLLRNQPKDINIASLKHLCTYKRPVFDAYKRLKLVQEWIQKNPKLLGSHVQLDDISEIRRLAITPTRAYCLPPEVELSNRVLRKYKALSDRFLRVTFMDESMQTMNSNVLSYFVAPIVKDLTSSSFSQKTHVFKRVKTILTDGFKLCGRRYSFLAFSANQLRDRSAWFFAEDGKTRVSDIKTWMGKFKDKNVAKCAARMGLCFSSTYATVDVMPHEVDTELPEIERNGYTFSDGIGTITPDLALEIMEKLKLDSHCSPCAYQIRYAGFKGVVARWPSKDDGIRLALRHSMDKFHSKHTILEICSWTRFQPGFLNRQIITLLSVLGVPDEIFWDMQETMLCKLNRILDDTDVAFEVLTASCAEQGNTAAIMLSAGFKPKTEPHLRGMLSSVRIAQLWGLREKSRIFVTSGRWLMGCLDEAGILEQGQCFIQVSKPSIENCFSKHGSRFKETKTDLQVVTGYVAIAKNPCLHPGDVRILEAVDVPELHHMYDCLLFPQKGERPHTNEASGSDLDGDLYFVAWDQRLIPPSRTSFPAMQYTAAEESSKGRPVNHQVQYLVMISLFYFLFYDKDFGNWSVLLQDIIEFFVKNMANEHLGTICNAHVVHADRSEYGAMDEECLLLAELAATAVDFPKTGKLVTMPFHLKPKLYPDFMGKEEYQTYRSKKILGRLYRRVKEVYDEDAEASSEENSDPGDIPYDTDLEVPGFEDFVPEAWGHKCSYDGQLIGLLGQYKVQKEEEIVTGHIWSMPKYTSSKQGELKERLKHSYNSLKKELRKVFEETKPEHESLSEEEKNVMYEKKASAWYHVTYHPEWVKKSTELQEPGESSGHAVMLSFAWIAADYLARIKVRSGEMGMKMDSAKPVDALAKYLSQRL from the coding sequence ATGGGGTCAGAGGGAAACATGAAGAACTCGGTTGTGACACAAGTAAGCATTGGTGGGTTTGGGGAGACAACAACTGCAAAAGAGCTTACAGATTACCTTGAAGAAGAAGTAGGACTCGTTTGGCGATGCAGATTAAAAACTTCTTGGACTCCTCCTGGGTCTTATCCTGATTTCGAGATCACAGACACTTCAAACATCCCCACATTTGATGGCTACAAGAGAGTGGAGCCTCATGCGTTTGTCCATTTCGCGGTTCCTGAGTCTGCAGGTCGTGCAATGGATGCTGCGGGGCAGTCCAAGCTCATCCTCGATGGCCAGCCTTTGAAAGTCAGCTTGGGGCCTAAGAACCCATACACACTTAACCAGAGAAGAAGAACGACAACACCTTATAAGCTGACTGGTGTTTCGATTGAGATTGGGACCTTGATTGCCCGGGATGAGTTTCTTGTCTCTTGGAGAGCTGAAGGGGTTGATTTCCTCGTAGACCCTTTCGACAACACCTGCAGATTTTGCTTCACAAAGAGCACTGCCTTCTCTTTGAAGGACACAATGATGTATGCTGTGATCAACTGTGATTATAAGTTGGAGTTATTGGTGAGAGACATACGAACACTCAGGCAGTATAGAACTCTGGATGGCTATGTGCTACTCTTGCAGCTGGCTTCATCACCCCGTGTCTGGTACAGAACAGCGGATGATGATATATATGAAACTGTCCCTGTCGATCTCTTGGATGATGATGACCCTTGGATCCGTACCACTGATTTTACCCAAGCTGGAGCAATTGGCCGATGCCTTTCATATCGAGTGCTCATCTCTCCTCGGTATGAGAAGAAAATGAATACAGCATTGGACTATCTAAGGGCGCGGAGAGTGCAAGAGGAACGTGTGAGGTGGCCTCCCAGGATTCGTGATGAGCCCTGTTTTGGGGAGCCTATTACAGATCATTTCTTCTGCATTCACCACAGGGAAGGAatctcctttgagatcatgttcCTAGTAAATGCGGTGCTGCACAGAGGGGTTTTTAACCAATTTCACTTGACTGAGCGCTTCTTTGATCTTCTTAGAAACCAACCCAAGGATATCAATATTGCTTCTCTCAAGCATCTCTGTACCTATAAACGGCCTGTTTTTGATGCGTACAAGAGGCTGAAGCTTGTTCAGGAATGGATTCAGAAAAATCCAAAGCTTTTAGGGAGTCATGTACAGTTGGATGATATCTCTGAGATCAGAAGGCTAGCGATTACTCCAACCAGAGCTTATTGCCTACCCCCAGAAGTTGAACTCTCCAACAGGGTACTCAGGAAATACAAAGCATTGTCTGATAGATTTTTGCGCGTAACTTTCATGGACGAAAGCATGCAGACCATGAACTCAAATGTTCTTTCTTACTTTGTTGCTCCGATTGTGAAGGACCTTACATCAAGCTCTTTCTCTCAGAAGACCCACGTTTTCAAAAGAGTCAAGACCATATTAACCGATGGGTTTAAACTATGTGGTAGAAGATACAGTTTTCTAGCATTCTCGGCCAATCAGCTCAGAGACCGCTCTGCATGGTTTTTCGCTGAAGACGGGAAAACAAGAGTGTCGGATATAAAGACATGGATGGGGAAGTTCAAAGACAAGAATGTGGCAAAATGCGCTGCTAGGATGGGCCTGTGCTTCTCCTCCACATACGCCACTGTAGATGTCATGCCTCACGAGGTTGACACCGAGCTTCCAGAAATAGAGAGAAATGGGTATACTTTCTCTGATGGAATTGGTACAATCACACCTGACCTCGCTTTAGAAATAATGGAGAAACTTAAGTTGGATTCGCACTGCAGCCCTTGTGCTTACCAGATACGTTACGCCGGTTTCAAAGGAGTTGTTGCTCGTTGGCCATCAAAAGATGATGGGATCCGGTTAGCCCTTCGACACAGTATGGATAAGTTCCACTCTAAGCATACAATCTTGGAGATCTGTTCATGGACCAGGTTTCAACCTGGGTTCTTAAACCGGCAGATAATTACCCTACTGTCTGTGCTTGGTGTTCCAGACGAAATATTCTGGGATATGCAGGAAACTATGCTCTGTAAACTGAACCGCATCCTTGATGACACCGATGTCGCATTTGAAGTTCTTACAGCATCATGTGCTGAACAGGGAAACACTGCAGCTATCATGCTAAGTGCAGGATTCAAACCAAAGACTGAGCCACATCTACGAGGAATGCTGTCTTCAGTCAGGATTGCACAACTCTGGGGTCTCAGAGAAAAATCTCGTATTTTTGTTACTTCAGGAAGGTGGCTAATGGGTTGCTTAGACGAAGCAGGGATACTTGAGCAGGGCCAATGCTTTATCCAAGTCTCAAAACCGTCTATAGAAAATTGTTTCTCCAAACATGGGTCTCGTTTTAAGGAGACGAAGACAGATCTGCAAGTAGTGACAGGTTATGTAGCCATTGCTAAGAATCCTTGTCTTCACCCAGGGGATGTAAGGATTCTAGAAGCTGTTGATGTACCCGAGCTGCATCACATGTATGACTGCCTACTTTTTCCTCAGAAAGGCGAGAGGCCACATACAAACGAAGCTTCTGGCAGTGACCTTGATGGCGACCTGTACTTTGTGGCTTGGGATCAGAGACTCATCCCTCCCAGCAGAACAAGCTTTCCCGCCATGCAATATACTGCAGCTGAAGAATCCAGTAAGGGCCGTCCTGTCAACCACCAGGTCCAATATCTAGTAATGATTTCTTTGTTTTACTTTCTTTTCTACGACAAAGACTTTGGTAATTGGTCGGTTTTGTTACAGGACATAATAGAGTTCTTTGTCAAAAACATGGCGAATGAGCATTTGGGTACAATATGCAATGCACACGTCGTTCATGCTGATAGAAGTGAGTATGGAGCCATGGACGAAGAGTGTTTGCTACTGGCGGAACTAGCTGCCACAGCAGTCGATTTCCCAAAGACAGGGAAGCTGGTGACAATGCCTTTCCACCTGAAACCGAAACTCTACCCTGATTTCATGGGAAAAGAAGAGTACCAGACTTACAGGTCGAAGAAGATCTTGGGTCGGCTTTACAGACGTGTAAAAGAGGTTTACGACGAAGATGCAGAAGCTTCCTCAGAAGAAAACTCAGACCCGGGTGACATCCCTTATGACACTGATCTCGAAGTACCAGGATTTGAAGATTTCGTCCCTGAGGCATGGGGTCACAAATGTAGCTATGACGGGCAGCTAATTGGTCTTCTCGGGCAATACAAGGTGCAAAAAGAGGAAGAGATTGTGACGGGTCACATCTGGTCCATGCCTAAATACACAAGTAGCAAACAAGGCGAGCTGAAAGAAAGACTGAAGCATTCTTATAACTCCCTGAAGAAAGAGCTGAGGAAAGTATTCGAGGAAACAAAACCGGAGCACGAGAGTCTCAGCGAAGAAGAAAAGAACGTCATGTATGAGAAAAAGGCTTCAGCTTGGTATCATGTCACTTACCATCCCGAGTGGGTGAAGAAGTCTACAGAGCTGCAAGAACCTGGTGAGTCGTCTGGTCATGCGGTGATGCTGAGCTTTGCTTGGATTGCAGCTGATTATCTTGCGAGAATTAAAGTCCGGTCAGGGGAAATGGGAATGAAAATGGACTCGGCCAAACCTGTTGATGCTTTGGCTAAGTATCTTTCTCAACGTCTCTAA